The following are encoded together in the Pseudodesulfovibrio indicus genome:
- a CDS encoding acyl-CoA dehydrogenase family protein, which yields MYTLRTLPGDDVRQIMWRFADRFDLQMSVQSARSIARSTVAKLVAEGARNTHEWTEQKGELLTAFDQSGLTALFMDPHQGGYIEGPKNLALALVAYELAWVDAGAATSSLASCLALAPIHEKGTTEQRDKYMAACVPPQPGEDRTIWRGAFALTEPLPYVGVDTGVLCGKASVAEWKDGEEPMLQIDKRGRFITNMDFANFVTAAVESTDERIKGTFMVILEEGDEGTFDRGAPTLKMVHQLSSTRDPVLNLKVPASRIIGGYDVVDGVIVPKYNHSEIIGAVFHRTRIPVGLMTSAKLISAVEPVIRYHRNRFRGGDACKEGSPRFDKGIQINEDALQRLADVWASGEAGCSLAFAAARLADRFDPVEKAKEAHFAAEGVTSIRKQMAALRELKDKVREFIDLEYAPAVERDQARYDELAGDTLVQYAYMEALAGILNPGVKLWNTGEGANKMREAVALVGGYGITEDCPGFLMQKWTDCQLEATYEGPEAVQRRHLTMTMTSEIFGHTMTKWIEQMRRAGRDVPGLGGYVLASAMELWQWTLAHLQEAKDEDGRKLYHNKRQGVTFPLADALGWLLGPYYLACDVLELIEKGPMSMTLAEGIDDLTGFYKDLCHMQAARAAGEVARICSELVYGFNWNRCPTPDGGIADKCEPEAMSGNDCAQDGTLGDRSKCARPDLVRFRELKDTVDMCLAGCRLAKDRAGSALAEVMIPEALDYPQG from the coding sequence ATGTATACACTGCGTACTCTCCCGGGAGACGACGTTCGCCAGATCATGTGGCGTTTCGCCGACCGTTTCGACCTCCAGATGTCCGTGCAGAGCGCCCGGTCCATCGCCCGCTCCACGGTTGCCAAGCTGGTGGCCGAGGGCGCGCGCAACACCCATGAATGGACCGAGCAAAAGGGCGAGCTTCTGACCGCCTTCGACCAGTCCGGGCTGACCGCCCTGTTCATGGACCCTCACCAGGGCGGCTATATCGAAGGCCCCAAGAACCTGGCCCTGGCCCTGGTCGCCTATGAGCTGGCCTGGGTGGACGCCGGTGCGGCGACCTCGTCCCTGGCCTCCTGCCTGGCCCTGGCCCCCATCCATGAGAAGGGCACCACCGAGCAGCGCGACAAGTACATGGCCGCCTGCGTCCCGCCCCAGCCGGGCGAGGACCGGACCATCTGGCGCGGGGCGTTCGCCCTGACCGAGCCGCTGCCCTACGTGGGCGTGGACACCGGCGTGCTCTGCGGCAAGGCGTCCGTGGCCGAGTGGAAGGACGGCGAGGAGCCCATGCTCCAGATCGACAAGCGCGGCCGGTTCATCACCAACATGGACTTCGCCAACTTCGTCACCGCCGCCGTGGAGTCCACGGACGAGCGCATCAAGGGCACCTTCATGGTCATCCTCGAAGAGGGCGACGAGGGCACCTTCGACCGAGGCGCGCCCACCCTGAAGATGGTCCACCAGCTTTCCTCCACCCGCGATCCCGTCCTGAACCTCAAGGTTCCGGCGTCCCGCATCATCGGCGGCTACGACGTCGTGGACGGCGTGATCGTGCCCAAGTACAACCACTCCGAGATCATCGGCGCGGTCTTCCACCGCACCCGCATCCCCGTGGGGCTGATGACCTCGGCCAAGCTCATCTCCGCAGTGGAGCCGGTCATCCGCTACCACCGCAACCGCTTCCGGGGCGGCGACGCCTGCAAGGAAGGGTCCCCGCGCTTCGACAAGGGCATCCAGATCAACGAGGACGCGCTGCAGCGCCTCGCGGACGTCTGGGCCTCGGGCGAGGCGGGCTGTTCCCTGGCCTTTGCCGCCGCGCGGCTGGCCGACCGGTTCGACCCCGTGGAGAAGGCCAAGGAGGCCCACTTTGCGGCCGAGGGCGTGACCTCCATCCGCAAGCAGATGGCCGCCCTGCGCGAGCTCAAGGACAAGGTCCGCGAGTTCATCGACCTCGAATACGCCCCGGCCGTCGAGCGCGACCAGGCGCGGTACGACGAACTGGCCGGGGACACCCTGGTCCAGTATGCCTACATGGAGGCGCTGGCGGGCATTTTGAACCCCGGCGTGAAGCTGTGGAACACGGGCGAGGGAGCCAACAAGATGCGCGAGGCCGTGGCCCTGGTCGGCGGCTACGGCATCACCGAGGACTGCCCCGGCTTCCTGATGCAGAAGTGGACCGACTGCCAGCTGGAGGCCACCTACGAAGGCCCCGAGGCCGTGCAGCGCCGCCACCTGACCATGACCATGACCTCCGAGATCTTCGGCCACACCATGACCAAATGGATAGAGCAGATGCGCCGGGCGGGACGCGACGTCCCCGGCCTGGGCGGCTATGTTCTTGCCTCGGCCATGGAGCTGTGGCAGTGGACCCTGGCCCACCTGCAGGAGGCCAAGGACGAGGACGGCCGCAAGCTCTACCACAACAAGCGGCAGGGCGTGACCTTCCCCCTGGCCGACGCGCTCGGCTGGCTGCTCGGACCCTACTACCTGGCCTGCGACGTGCTGGAGCTCATCGAGAAGGGCCCCATGTCCATGACCCTGGCCGAGGGCATCGACGACCTGACCGGGTTCTACAAGGACCTGTGCCACATGCAGGCCGCCCGCGCCGCGGGCGAAGTTGCCCGCATCTGTTCCGAGCTTGTCTACGGCTTCAACTGGAACCGCTGCCCGACCCCGGACGGCGGTATCGCCGACAAGTGCGAGCCCGAAGCCATGTCCGGCAACGACTGCGCCCAGGACGGCACGCTGGGCGACCGGTCCAAGTGCGCGCGCCCGGACCTGGTCCGTTTCCGCGAACTCAAGGATACCGTGGACATGTGCCTGGCGGGCTGCCGGTTGGCCAAGGACCGCGCGGGCAGCGCCCTGGCCGAAGTGATGATCCCCGAAGCCCTCGACTACCCGCAGGGCTAA